In Quercus lobata isolate SW786 chromosome 12, ValleyOak3.0 Primary Assembly, whole genome shotgun sequence, a genomic segment contains:
- the LOC115972299 gene encoding protein YLS7 isoform X1 yields MTWASPKYSSRMAAYPRSVTWIVVSVGGLAFFLIFASWILISYPIGSTVRLYFYGVDSSQKVDLSIYPGNQTTTIVPRDYKDVNIVVNNTPSESDLQVPVDSNGDASMDKSNLAPKSNSQMPISSMDKSNLAPKSNSQVPISSTGPPVSLENKEIKDHTAPLPALSPAFTKEEDVKPGADPSKVTKSVEIDDSLSLPNKSNSVDMGTNDTAASSDSKSGAVQSSSSQSGNDTKNAPVDTGCDLYHGSWIYDKTGPLYTNNTCPVLTQMQNCQGNGRPDKEYENWRWKPSQCDVPRFDPKKFLELMRGKTLAFIGDSVARNQMESMLCILWQAEAPINRGNRRMQRYFFRSTSVTIARIWSSWLVKQTSEPFDFAPAGVTKLHLDAPDDNFMEFIPKFDVIVLSSGHWFAKQSVYILNNEIVGGQLWWPHKSRPKKVNNVDAFGISVETILTSLVTHPNYTGLTIVRSYSPDHYEGGAWNTGGSCTGKTKPLAVGELVENGFTKIMYEKQVSGFNRAIQKATNKSKLRLMDITEAFGYRHDGHPGPYRNPDPNKITKRGPDGKPPPQDCLHWCMPGPVDTWNEIVNEIIRREYEGNKSFPS; encoded by the exons ATGACTTGGGCCTCTCCAAAATACTCTTCTAGGATGGCTGCATATCCGCGCAGTGTTACTTGGATTGTGGTTTCGGTGGGAGGATTGgcattctttttaatttttgcttctTGGATTTTAATCTCGTACCCGATTGGTTCCACGGTTCGTTTGTATTTCTATGGTGTTGATAGTTCGCAGAAAGTGGATTTGTCGATCTATCCTGGAAATCAGACTACCACCATTGTTCCACGTGACTATAAGGATGTAAATATAGTAGTTAATAATACACCATCTGAGTCTGATTTACAAGTGCCTGTGGACTCGAATGGGGATGCATCGATGGATAAGAGTAATTTGGCTCCCAAGTCTAATTCACAGATGCCCATCAGTTCGATGGATAAGAGTAATTTGGCTCCCAAGTCTAATTCACAGGTGCCCATTAGTTCAACTGGTCCACCGGTTTCTTTGGAGAACAAGGAGATAAAAGATCATACAGCACCTCTTCCTGCATTGTCTCCTGCTTTTACAAAAGAAGAGGATGTCAAGCCTGGTGCCGATCCCTCTAAAGTTACAAAGAGTGTTGAGATTGATGATTCTTTGAGTTTACCAAATAAGTCCAATTCTGTAGATATGGGAACAAATGATACTGCAGCTTCCTCTGATTCCAAATCTGGGGCTGTGCAAAGTTCTTCTAGTCAGTCCGGCAATGATACCAAGAATGCGCCAGTTGATACAG GCTGTGATCTCTACCATGGAAGTTGGATTTATGATAAAACAGGGCCATTATACACAAACAATACATGCCCTGTATTGACACAGATGCAGAATTGCCAGGGGAATGGGAGGCCTGACAAGGAGTATGAGAATTGGCGATGGAAGCCCTCTCAGTGTGACGTCCCTCGATTTGATCCAAAGAAATTTCTGGAGTTAATGAGAGGGAAGACACTAGCTTTCATTGGTGATTCAGTTGCTCGAAACCAGATGGAATCAATGCTGTGCATTCTCTGGCAG GCAGAAGCTCCTATAAACCGAGGGAACCGGAGAATGCAACGGTATTTTTTCAGGTCAACATCTGTAACAATTGCTCGGATATGGTCCTCATGGCTTGTTAAGCAAACATCTGAACCATTTGATTTTGCTCCAGCGGGAGTGACCAAACTACACCTTGATGCCCCTGATGATAACTTCATGGAATTCATTCCAAAGTTTGATGTGATTGTCCTGTCTTCTGGTCACTGGTTTGCCAAGCAGTCAGTCTACATCTTGAACAATGAGATTGTGGGCGGGCAGTTGTGGTGGCCTCACAAGTCTCGGCCTAAAAAGGTTAATAATGTTGATGCATTTGGGATATCTGTTGAGACAATTCTCACTTCTCTTGTTACACACCCAAATTATACGGGGCTTACCATAGTTCGTTCCTATTCTCCTGATCATTATGAGGGTGGGGCCTGGAATACAGGTGGGTCTTGCACTGGAAAGACAAAGCCACTTGCAGTTGGTGAGTTGGTAGAAAATggctttacaaaaataatgtatGAAAAACAGGTTTCAGGTTTCAATCGTGCAATTCAGAAGgcaacaaacaaatcaaagttGAGGTTGATGGATATCACTgaagcctttgggtaccgccaTGATGGACATCCAGGACCCTATCGAAACCCTGACCCAAATAAGATCACAAAACGCGGCCCAGATGGGAAGCCCCCACCTCAGGATTGCTTACACTGGTGCATGCCAGGTCCAGTTGATACCTGGAACGAAATTGTGAATGAAATCATTAGGAGAGAATATGAGGGCAATAAGAGCTTTCCATCATGA
- the LOC115972299 gene encoding protein YLS7 isoform X2 — protein MMAAYPRSVTWIVVSVGGLAFFLIFASWILISYPIGSTVRLYFYGVDSSQKVDLSIYPGNQTTTIVPRDYKDVNIVVNNTPSESDLQVPVDSNGDASMDKSNLAPKSNSQMPISSMDKSNLAPKSNSQVPISSTGPPVSLENKEIKDHTAPLPALSPAFTKEEDVKPGADPSKVTKSVEIDDSLSLPNKSNSVDMGTNDTAASSDSKSGAVQSSSSQSGNDTKNAPVDTGCDLYHGSWIYDKTGPLYTNNTCPVLTQMQNCQGNGRPDKEYENWRWKPSQCDVPRFDPKKFLELMRGKTLAFIGDSVARNQMESMLCILWQAEAPINRGNRRMQRYFFRSTSVTIARIWSSWLVKQTSEPFDFAPAGVTKLHLDAPDDNFMEFIPKFDVIVLSSGHWFAKQSVYILNNEIVGGQLWWPHKSRPKKVNNVDAFGISVETILTSLVTHPNYTGLTIVRSYSPDHYEGGAWNTGGSCTGKTKPLAVGELVENGFTKIMYEKQVSGFNRAIQKATNKSKLRLMDITEAFGYRHDGHPGPYRNPDPNKITKRGPDGKPPPQDCLHWCMPGPVDTWNEIVNEIIRREYEGNKSFPS, from the exons at GATGGCTGCATATCCGCGCAGTGTTACTTGGATTGTGGTTTCGGTGGGAGGATTGgcattctttttaatttttgcttctTGGATTTTAATCTCGTACCCGATTGGTTCCACGGTTCGTTTGTATTTCTATGGTGTTGATAGTTCGCAGAAAGTGGATTTGTCGATCTATCCTGGAAATCAGACTACCACCATTGTTCCACGTGACTATAAGGATGTAAATATAGTAGTTAATAATACACCATCTGAGTCTGATTTACAAGTGCCTGTGGACTCGAATGGGGATGCATCGATGGATAAGAGTAATTTGGCTCCCAAGTCTAATTCACAGATGCCCATCAGTTCGATGGATAAGAGTAATTTGGCTCCCAAGTCTAATTCACAGGTGCCCATTAGTTCAACTGGTCCACCGGTTTCTTTGGAGAACAAGGAGATAAAAGATCATACAGCACCTCTTCCTGCATTGTCTCCTGCTTTTACAAAAGAAGAGGATGTCAAGCCTGGTGCCGATCCCTCTAAAGTTACAAAGAGTGTTGAGATTGATGATTCTTTGAGTTTACCAAATAAGTCCAATTCTGTAGATATGGGAACAAATGATACTGCAGCTTCCTCTGATTCCAAATCTGGGGCTGTGCAAAGTTCTTCTAGTCAGTCCGGCAATGATACCAAGAATGCGCCAGTTGATACAG GCTGTGATCTCTACCATGGAAGTTGGATTTATGATAAAACAGGGCCATTATACACAAACAATACATGCCCTGTATTGACACAGATGCAGAATTGCCAGGGGAATGGGAGGCCTGACAAGGAGTATGAGAATTGGCGATGGAAGCCCTCTCAGTGTGACGTCCCTCGATTTGATCCAAAGAAATTTCTGGAGTTAATGAGAGGGAAGACACTAGCTTTCATTGGTGATTCAGTTGCTCGAAACCAGATGGAATCAATGCTGTGCATTCTCTGGCAG GCAGAAGCTCCTATAAACCGAGGGAACCGGAGAATGCAACGGTATTTTTTCAGGTCAACATCTGTAACAATTGCTCGGATATGGTCCTCATGGCTTGTTAAGCAAACATCTGAACCATTTGATTTTGCTCCAGCGGGAGTGACCAAACTACACCTTGATGCCCCTGATGATAACTTCATGGAATTCATTCCAAAGTTTGATGTGATTGTCCTGTCTTCTGGTCACTGGTTTGCCAAGCAGTCAGTCTACATCTTGAACAATGAGATTGTGGGCGGGCAGTTGTGGTGGCCTCACAAGTCTCGGCCTAAAAAGGTTAATAATGTTGATGCATTTGGGATATCTGTTGAGACAATTCTCACTTCTCTTGTTACACACCCAAATTATACGGGGCTTACCATAGTTCGTTCCTATTCTCCTGATCATTATGAGGGTGGGGCCTGGAATACAGGTGGGTCTTGCACTGGAAAGACAAAGCCACTTGCAGTTGGTGAGTTGGTAGAAAATggctttacaaaaataatgtatGAAAAACAGGTTTCAGGTTTCAATCGTGCAATTCAGAAGgcaacaaacaaatcaaagttGAGGTTGATGGATATCACTgaagcctttgggtaccgccaTGATGGACATCCAGGACCCTATCGAAACCCTGACCCAAATAAGATCACAAAACGCGGCCCAGATGGGAAGCCCCCACCTCAGGATTGCTTACACTGGTGCATGCCAGGTCCAGTTGATACCTGGAACGAAATTGTGAATGAAATCATTAGGAGAGAATATGAGGGCAATAAGAGCTTTCCATCATGA
- the LOC115972298 gene encoding 65-kDa microtubule-associated protein 3, with protein sequence MSNPQADPLMQVETTCGSLLYELQIIWDEVGESDTDRDKMLLELEQECLEVYRRKVDVANRSRAQLRQAIADSEADLAAICSAMGERPVHIRQSDQNAGSLKEELRRILPQVEEMRKRKSDRRNQFLDVLQQIQEISNEIHGSTEYMSSKIVVDENDLSLRKLEELHRQLHDLQKEKSDRLRLVQDHLCTVNSLCSVLGLDFKQIVNEVHPSLGDSEGSKNISNDKIEQLAVVIQKLREVKLQRMQRLQDLASTMLELWNLMDTPIEEQQMFQNVTCNIAASEHEVTEPNTLSVDFINYVEAEVSRLEELKSSKMKELVLKKRSELDEICRKTHMVPEVDCSMEYAIEAIESGAVDPAFVLEQIELQIGRVKEEAFSRKEILERVEKWLGACDEESWLEEYNRDENRYNAGRGAHLTLKRAEKARALVNKLPAMVEALASKTMAWEKERGVEFTYDGIRLLSMLEEYTLLRQEKEQERRRQRDQKKLQGQLIAEQEALYGSKPSPSKTHSVKKAPRMSTGGASSRRLSVGGAVHHTPKHDPLHSTKATPHSRPIRKSDRVHPNELMYPQDDGISVLSAGRRGLDVAGLPVKKHSFGSNASVREVESPMVRIPFSPISSTTSSKANNTTNLSDDMNLTHGETTLQKTLSTNNMQFTTPTKTATTSMADDENKTPKAMPIPVPATPLTVSIPMQTAMTPAPPPVSFGTKVVEDLPEEIEYSFEEIRAGFVLSKTHVKSMMVQV encoded by the exons ATGTCTAATCCTCAAGCTGATCCACTTATGCAAGTGGAAACAACATGTGGATCCCTTCTATATGAACTTCAg ATCATTTGGGATGAAGTTGGGGAGTCTGATACTGATAGGGATAAGATGCTACTTGAGCTTGAACAAGAATGTTTAGAAGTATACAGGAGAAAGGTAGATGTGGCAAATCGGTCTAGAGCTCAGCTACGACAGGCAATAGCTGATTCTGAAGCAGACTTGGCTGCCATTTGTTCTGCAATGGGGGAGCGACCAGTACATATTAGGCAG tcTGATCAGAATGCTGGAAGCTTGAAGGAAGAGCTCAGAAGAATTCTTCCACAAGTGGAGGAGATGAGGAAGAGGAAATCAGACAGAAGAAATCAATTCCTAGATGTCCTACAGCAAATACAGGAGATCTCAAATGAGATCCATGGATCCACAGAATACATGTCATCTAAGATAGTTGTAGATGAAAATGATTTGTCCTTGAGAAAGCTTGAAGAATTGCACAGACAACTGCATGATCTTCAAAAAGAGAAG AGTGATCGCCTTAGGCTGGTTCAGGACCACCTGTGTACTGTGAACTCCCTTTGCTCAGTGCTTGGTCTGGATTTCAAGCAGATAGTAAATGAAGTTCATCCCAGTTTAGGTGATTCTGAAGGTTCCAAGAATATAAGTAATGATAAGATTGAGCAGTTGGCTGTTGTGATACAAAAATTGCGAGAGGTTAAACTACAGAGAATGCAGAGG CTTCAAGATCTTGCATCTACCATGTTGGAGCTCTGGAATCTGATGGATACACCAATTGAAGAACAGCAGATGTTTCAGAATGTTACCTGTAATATAGCTGCTTCAGAACATGAAGTAACTGAACCAAACACTCTTTCTGTGGACTTCATTAATTAT GTTGAGGCAGAAGTATCCCGGTTAGAAGAGTTGAAGTCAAGCAAAATGAAAGAGCTTGTTCTGAAGAAGAGGTCAGAGCTGGACGAGATTTGTAGAAAGACACACATGGTTCCAGAAGTAGATTGCTCAATGGAATATGCTATTGAAGCTATAGAGTCTG GAGCTGTGGATCCTGCTTTTGTACTTGAGCAAATTGAGCTTCAGATTGGCAGGGTTAAAGAGGAAGCTTTCAGCAGGAAAGAAATACTTGAAAGGGTAGAGAAATGGTTGGGTGCATGTGATGAGGAGAGTTGGCTTGAAGAATATAATAGG GATGAGAACCGATACAATGCTGGAAGAGGTGCTCATCTTACGCTCAAGCGAGCTGAGAAAGCTCGTGCTTTGGTTAATAAACTTCCAG CAATGGTTGAAGCACTGGCCTCAAAAACCATGGCATGGGAGAAGGAgagaggtgttgagttcacatATGATGGT ATCCGTCTCTTATCTATGCTAGAAGAGTACACTTTACTACGGCAAGAGAAAGAGCAAGAACGCCGTAGGCAGCGG GACCAGAAGAAGCTCCAAGGACAGCTGATAGCAGAACAAGAGGCACTTTATGGGTCAAAACCAAGCCCTTCGAAAACCCATAGCGTAAAAAAAGCTCCTAGGATGTCAACTGGAGGTGCAAGCAGTAGAAGACTCTCAGTTGGAGGAGCAGTGCATCATACTCCCAAACATGATCCACTTCACTCTACAAAAGCTACTCCTCACTCACGTCCCATTAGGAAGAGTGACCGAGTACACCCAAATGAGCTAATGTATCCTCAAGATGATGGCATCTCAGTTTTATCTGCTG GTAGGAGAGGCTTGGATGTTGCTGGTCTCCCTGTAAAAAAGCACTCATTTGGTAGTAATGCAAGTGTTCGTGAAGTAGAGTCACCTATGGTGCGGATACCATTCTCACCCATCTCTTCCACAACATCGTCAAAAGCcaacaacacaacaaatttGTCAGATGATATGAACTTGACACATGGTGAGACGACGTTGCAGAAAACGCTTTCAACTAACAATATGCAATTTACTACCCCCACCAAGACTGCTACTACTTCTATGGCAGATGATGAGAATAAAACTCCAAAGGCAATGCCGATTCCTGTCCCTGCAACGCCTTTAACAGTGTCAATCCCAATGCAGACAGCTATGACTCCGGCTCCTCCACCGGTCTCTTTTGGCACCAAGGTAGTTGAAGACCTTCCTGAAGAGATTGAATATTCATTCGAGGAAATTAGAGCTGGTTTTGTGCTTTCCAAAACACATGTAAAGTCGATGATGGTACAAGTATGA
- the LOC115971893 gene encoding AT-hook motif nuclear-localized protein 6-like: MEEKESSASGVAVKGEEAPDGFRVAPRTENPTQVAGTPTIVAASPVSVAVPSTEGKKKRGRPRKYGPDGAKAGAGAGAVAGAKAASLALSPMPISSSIPLTGEFSAWKRGRGRPVDSVKKSHKSEYESPGERIAYSVGANFTPHVITVNAGEDVTMKVMSFSQQGARAICILSANGTISNVTLRQPTSSGGTLTYEGRFEILSLCGSFMPTDSGGTKSRSGGMSVSLAGPDGRVVGGGLAGLLVAAGPVQVVVGSFLPGHQQEQKPKKQRIEPTSTIPASPRYDEETRGVYGGVKPILTSSTAFHGDNSASINPIQGFRNSAVDIKTSMPEEGSKGPSQLNCEVSC; encoded by the exons atggaggagaaagagagcTCTGCTTCTGGGGTTGCAGTGAAGGGTGAGGAAGCCCCAGATGGGTTCCGGGTTGCTCCAAGAACTGAAAACCCGACCCAAGTAGCGGGGACCCCCACAATTGTGGCTGCTTCACCGGTGAGTGTGGCGGTGCCCAGTACagaagggaagaagaagaggggtAGGCCTAGAAAGTATGGTCCTGATGGGGCTAAAGCTGGAGCTGGAGCTGGGGCTGTGGCTGGGGCAAAGGCTGCCTCACTAGCATTGTCACCGATGCCGATTTCATCTTCAATACCTCTTACCGGAGAGTTTTCGGCCTGGAAACGGGGTAGAGGGCGGCCAGTCGACTCGGTCAAGAAGTCACATAAGTCTGAGTATGAAAGCCCAG GTGAAAGAATTGCATACTCCGTTGGTGCAAATTTTACACCCCACGTGATCACCGTTAATGCTGGAGAG GATGTTACAATGAAGGTCATGTCCTTCTCTCAACAAGGAGCCCGAGCTATATGCATTCTTTCTGCAAATGGTACAATTTCAAATGTTACGCTTCGACAACCTACTTCTTCTGGGGGTACTTTAACATATGAG GGTCGTTTTGAGATACTTTCCTTGTGTGGATCATTTATGCCTACTGACAGTGGAGGAACGAAAAGCAGATCTGGTGGGATGAGTGTCTCTTTGGCTGGGCCAGATGGTCGAGTGGTGGGAGGAGGACTTGCTGGTCTATTAGTAGCTGCGGGCCCTGTGCAG GTTGTTGTGGGCAGTTTTCTACCAGGGCACCAGCAGGAGCAGAAGCCCAAGAAGCAAAGAATTGAACCTACATCAACTATCCCTGCCAGTCCTCGCTATGATGAAGAAACAAGAGGAGTCTATGGGGGAGTAAAGCCTATTCTCACTTCTTCTACGGCCTTTCATGGAGACAATTCAGCTTCTATTAACCCCATTCAGGGCTTTAGGAATTCAGCTGTTGACATTAAGACTTCTATGCCTGAAGAGGGATCTAAAGGCCCCAGCCAGTTGAACTGTGAGGTTTCTTGTTGA
- the LOC115970643 gene encoding protein CANDIDATE G-PROTEIN COUPLED RECEPTOR 7-like, whose protein sequence is MSLFSLFQIFGKPFFSFAVTIYEPFISNQTQQSANYCFQFEPPLATYKIIRSLPLDTIFSISKFQSRINSMEIFNFFPLSHHPMLQVSYALLIISSIPFAISDIKEKHIVDDSRKSFAFQRFGFLKDGHALISIKDISWKSKTHKAQLNLNSMGFYIYKSSFLFPIIMESIRNKHSCILSSKYVQVLSTFEKLTTNSSAYNVSTAIDEPDEYILSFCNCQPEFEVSMYVHTEMYNLKHGEKEFLSAGKTNLPILYFLLFLIYTSFFVMWVFTCIKQRPITEKIHTIMGALLLFKMLSMISAFEDYMYVRKTGTPHGWDIAFYVFGLFKSVLLFTVIVLIGTGWCFLKPHLQVREKKVLMIVMPLQVVANIAYVILKEKGPTTIEWFMLYITWNRTLLLVDLVCCCAVFFPISWSIRSLREASKTDGKAARNLEKLKLFKQFYMVLVGYLYFTRVAVPAIGERLNYRYEWVGDATEECTPIERNPYLVIDEEEENAAGQLLEDGTLI, encoded by the exons ATGAGTTTGTTCAGTCTCTTCCAAATCTTTGGCAAACCGTTTTTCTCTTTTGCTGTTACCATTTATGAGCCATTCAtatccaaccaaacacagcaATCTGCaaattattgttttcagtttgaACCACCTTTAGCAACATATAAGATTATTCGATCTCTACCTTTGGAtaccattttttcaatttcGAAGTTTCAGTCCCGTATTAACTCTATGGAAATCTTCAACTTTTTCCCTCTAAGCCATCATCCTATGCTTCAAGTCTCGTATGCTTTACTAATAATTTCAAGCATTCCCTTTGCTATATCTGACATCAAGGAAAAACACATTGTTGATGACTCCCGAAAATCTTTTGCCTTTCAGAGATTTGGATTCTTAAAAGATGGTCACGCCTTGATTTCAATAAAAGATATCTCATGGAAATCAAAGACTCACAAGGCACAACTAAACCTAAATTCCATGGGATTTTACATTTACAAAAGTTCATTTCTGTTCCCAATTATAATGGAGTCCATACGCAACAAACACTCATGCATTTTATCGAGCAAATATGTGCAAGTGTTGTCCACATTTGAAAAGCTCACCACCAACTCATCAGCATATAATGTTTCCACTGCCATTGATGAACCCGACGAATATATTCTGAGTTTTTGTAATTGCCAACCAGAATTTGAAGTATCAATGTATGTCCACACTGAGATGTACAATTTGAAACATGGCGAAAAGGAGTTCCTTTCTGCAGGCAAAACCAATTTGCCAatcctctattttctcttatttcttatatatacaaGTTTTTTCGTTATGTGGGTCTTCACATGCATTAAACAAAGACCAATTACTGAAAAAATCCATACAATTATGGGTGCATTACTTCTCTTCAAGATGCTTTCAATGATATCTGCTTTTGAAGACTATATGTACGTGAGAAAAACGGGCACTCCTCATGGTTGGGATATagcattttatgtttttgggttATTCAAAAGTGTACTGCTTTTTACTGTCATTGTGCTTATAGGCACAGGGTGGTGCTTCCTGAAACCTCACCTACAAGTCCGAGAGAAGAAGGTTTTAATGATAGTAATGCCATTACAGGTTGTTGCGAATATTGCTTATGTTATTCTGAAGGAAAAGGGTCCAACAACGATAGAGTGGTTTATGCTTTACATTACATGGAACCGCACTCTCTTGCTAGTTGATCTAGTCTGTTGTTGTGCCGTTTTTTTCCCAATAAGCTGGTCAATTAGAAGCTTACGAGAAGCATCCAAAACAGATGGCAAGGCAGCTAGGAATCTTGAAAAACTAAAACTGTTCAAGCAATTCTACATGGTTTTGGTGGGGTACTTGTATTTTACAAGGGTTGCAGTTCCGGCAATTGGTGAAAGGTTGAATTATAGATATGAATGGGTTGGGGATGCCACAGAAGAGTGTACA CCGATTGAAAGGAATCCATACTTGGTGattgatgaagaggaagagaatgCGGCAGGCCAGTTGTTGGAAGATGGTACATTAATTTGA
- the LOC115972313 gene encoding probable cinnamyl alcohol dehydrogenase 1 isoform X1 — MSSLSANEDCLGWAARDASGFLSPYSFNRRAVRSDDVSIKITHCGVCYADVAWTRNEHGDSKYPLVPGHEIVGIVQEVGSNVNRFKVGDHVGVGTYVNSCRDCDYCNDEEEVHCVKGPVLTFNGVDDDGTITKGGYSSYIVVHDRYCFRIPDDYPLASAAPLLCAGITVYSPMIRHKMNQPGKSLGVIGLGGLGHMAVKFGKAFGLNVTVLSTSISKKEEALTLLGADKFVVSSDQEQMKAEAKSLDFIIDTAAGDHPFDPYMSLLKTGGVLALVAFPSEVKFHPASLNIGMKTVSGSITGGTKLTREMIDFCAAHKVYPNIEIIPIHYANEALERLIKRDVRYRFVIDIENSLK; from the exons ATGAGCTCCTTGAGTGCAAATGAAGATTGTCTTGGATGGGCAGCAAGAGATGCATCTGGCTTTTTATCACCTTACAGCTTCAACCGCAG GGCCGTAAGGAGTGATGatgtttcaataaaaattacacACTGTGGAGTTTGTTATGCTGATGTAGCTTGGACCAGGAATGAACATGGGGATTCAAAGTATCCTTTGGTGCCTGG ACATGAGATTGTTGGCATTGTGCAAGAGGTCGGTTCTAATGTTAACCGCTTCAAAGTTGGTGACCACGTTGGAGTAGGAACTTATGTCAATTCATGTAGAGATTGTGACTATTGTAACGATGAAGAAGAAGTTCATTGTGTAAAAGGACCAGTTTTAACCTTTAATGGGGTGGATGATGATGGTACTATTACAAAAGGAGGATATTCCAGCTATATTGTTGTCCATGATAG GTACTGCTTCAGGATACCTGATGACTACCCATTGGCTTCAGCAGCTCCTTTGCTTTGTGCTGGAATCACCGTGTACAGTCCCATGATACGCCACAAGATGAACCAACCTGGTAAATCTCTGGGAGTAATTGGACTTGGAGGTCTTGGTCACATGGCAGTGAAGTTTGGGAAGGCGTTTGGGTTGAATGTGACTGTTCTCAGCACTAGCATATCCAAGAAAGAGGAAGCTCTAACTTTGCTTGGTGCAGACAAATTTGTGGTCTCATCTGACCAAGAGCAGATGAAG GCCGAGGCTAAGTCATTAGACTTTATAATTGACACAGCAGCCGGTGATCACCCATTTGATCCATACATGTCACTGTTGAAAACTGGTGGCGTTCTAGCCCTAGTGGCATTCCCAAGTGAAGTCAAATTCCATCCTGCAAGCCTTAACATAG GAATGAAAACCGTTTCTGGTAGCATTACAGGTGGTACAAAGTTGACACGAGAAATGATAGACTTCTGTGCTGCTCATAAAGTTTACCCAAACATAGAAATAATTCCAATTCACTATGCAAATGAAGCTCTTGAGAGGCTAATAAAAAGAGATGTGAGGTATCGGTTTGTGATCGATATTGAGAACTCCCTGAAATGA